A window of the Streptococcus sp. 116-D4 genome harbors these coding sequences:
- a CDS encoding Rgg family transcriptional regulator, producing MAFQENLWDLYDREGIDSLQSLYEETTQKYRSSDEKSYLLQMIRIKSFLVFFDSEIRATDEELTFLYDYFFTIDIWGNYELELFSTISTLFPLPLYFKYSREMLQKTDLLGSLPSNKVGIDTILINGLFKAIEEKDKLKADYFIFQIEKRELPESQAYLKIIYMIAKGYYDTIFNVKNKGLEKIRRGITILQDLEYVDGARYYENYFANQLSDKDL from the coding sequence TTGGCTTTTCAAGAAAATCTTTGGGATTTATATGACAGAGAAGGGATTGATTCTCTCCAATCCTTGTATGAAGAGACGACTCAAAAGTACAGATCAAGTGATGAAAAAAGCTACCTCTTACAAATGATTCGTATCAAGAGCTTTCTCGTATTTTTTGATTCAGAAATAAGAGCAACGGATGAAGAACTGACTTTTCTCTATGACTATTTTTTTACTATTGACATCTGGGGAAATTATGAATTGGAACTATTTTCAACGATTTCTACTTTGTTTCCTCTGCCCCTCTATTTTAAATATTCTAGGGAGATGTTACAAAAGACGGATTTATTAGGCTCTTTACCTAGTAACAAAGTTGGTATTGATACCATTTTGATTAATGGACTCTTTAAAGCGATAGAGGAAAAGGATAAATTAAAAGCAGATTATTTTATCTTTCAGATTGAAAAACGAGAATTGCCAGAATCTCAAGCTTATCTTAAAATCATTTATATGATTGCTAAAGGGTATTATGATACTATTTTTAATGTAAAAAATAAGGGACTTGAAAAAATCCGGAGGGGCATTACAATCTTACAAGATTTAGAGTATGTAGATGGTGCAAGATACTATGAAAACTATTTTGCAAATCAGCTTTCAGATAAAGATTTGTAA
- a CDS encoding methionine ABC transporter permease — MTELIQTYLPNVYKMGWSGQAGWGTAIYLTLYMTVLSFIIGGFLGLVAGLFLVLTAPGGVLENKVVFWILDKITSIFRAVPFIILLAVLSPFSHLIVGTSIGPNAAIVPLSFAVFAFFARQVQVVLAELDGGVIEAAQASGATFWDIVGVYLSEGLPDLIRVTTVTLISLVGETAMAGAVGAGGIGNVAIAYGFNRYNHDVTILATIIIILIIFTIQFLGDFLTKKLSHK; from the coding sequence ATGACAGAGTTGATTCAAACTTATCTACCAAATGTCTATAAAATGGGTTGGTCTGGTCAAGCCGGCTGGGGGACAGCTATCTACTTGACTCTTTATATGACGGTTCTTTCCTTTATCATCGGAGGTTTCTTGGGGCTAGTGGCAGGTCTCTTCCTTGTCTTGACAGCTCCAGGTGGTGTCTTGGAAAATAAAGTAGTTTTCTGGATTTTGGATAAGATTACCTCTATTTTCCGTGCGGTACCATTTATCATTCTCTTGGCAGTCTTGTCACCCTTCTCCCATCTAATCGTAGGAACAAGCATTGGTCCAAATGCGGCTATCGTACCGCTATCTTTTGCAGTCTTTGCCTTCTTTGCCCGTCAAGTACAAGTGGTATTGGCTGAGCTAGATGGTGGTGTCATTGAGGCAGCTCAAGCGAGCGGAGCGACCTTCTGGGACATCGTGGGAGTTTACCTATCCGAAGGTCTTCCAGATTTGATCCGTGTAACGACTGTAACCTTGATTTCACTAGTCGGTGAAACAGCCATGGCGGGAGCGGTTGGAGCAGGTGGTATCGGTAACGTAGCCATCGCCTATGGATTTAACCGCTACAATCACGATGTGACCATCTTGGCAACCATCATTATCATTTTGATTATCTTTACAATCCAGTTCTTGGGAGATTTCTTGACCAAGAAATTGAGCCATAAATAA
- a CDS encoding methionine ABC transporter ATP-binding protein encodes MSRDIIKLDQIDVTFHQKKRTITAVKDVTIHIQEGDIYGIVGYSGAGKSTLVRVINLLQKPSAGKITIDDDVIFDSKVTLTAEQLRRKRQDIGMIFQHFNLMSQKTAEENVAFALKHSGLSKEEKEAKVAKLLNLVGLADRAENYPSQLSGGQKQRVAIARALANDPKILISDESTSALDPKTTKQILALLQDLNQKLGLTVVLITHEMQIVKDIANRVAVMQDGRLIEEGSVLEIFSDPKQPLTQDFISTATGIDEAMVKIEKQEIVEHLSDNSILVQLKYAGASTDEPLLNELYKHYQVTANILYGNIEILDGTPVGELVVVLSGEKVALASAQEAIRQAGVQLKVLKGGQ; translated from the coding sequence ATGAGTAGAGATATTATTAAGTTAGATCAGATCGATGTGACTTTTCACCAAAAGAAAAGAACCATCACAGCGGTCAAGGATGTGACCATTCACATTCAAGAAGGGGATATCTATGGAATCGTTGGATATTCTGGAGCAGGGAAATCAACCCTTGTACGGGTAATTAACCTCTTGCAAAAACCATCTGCAGGGAAAATTACCATTGATGACGATGTGATTTTTGATAGCAAGGTGACTTTGACGGCCGAGCAGTTGCGTCGTAAACGTCAAGATATTGGAATGATTTTCCAGCATTTTAACCTGATGAGTCAGAAGACGGCAGAGGAGAATGTAGCCTTTGCTCTCAAACACTCTGGACTCAGCAAGGAAGAAAAGGAGGCTAAAGTAGCTAAACTGCTGAACTTGGTTGGCTTGGCAGACCGTGCTGAAAACTACCCTTCACAGCTTTCTGGAGGTCAAAAACAACGTGTGGCTATTGCGCGTGCCTTGGCAAATGATCCAAAAATCTTGATTTCAGATGAATCAACTTCTGCCCTTGACCCTAAGACAACCAAGCAAATCTTAGCCTTGTTGCAAGATTTGAACCAAAAATTAGGTTTGACCGTTGTCTTGATTACGCATGAAATGCAGATTGTCAAAGACATTGCCAACCGTGTAGCCGTTATGCAAGACGGTCGCTTGATTGAAGAAGGTAGCGTACTTGAAATCTTCTCAGATCCTAAGCAACCTTTGACTCAAGACTTTATCTCGACTGCGACAGGTATTGACGAAGCCATGGTCAAGATCGAGAAACAAGAAATCGTAGAGCACTTATCTGACAATAGTATTCTGGTACAACTCAAGTATGCAGGAGCTTCTACAGATGAGCCGCTTTTAAATGAATTGTATAAGCACTACCAAGTAACAGCTAATATCCTCTATGGGAATATCGAAATCCTCGATGGAACTCCTGTTGGAGAATTAGTTGTGGTCTTGTCCGGTGAAAAAGTAGCCTTGGCAAGCGCTCAAGAGGCCATCCGTCAGGCTGGTGTGCAACTAAAAGTATTGAAGGGAGGACAGTAA
- a CDS encoding M20 family metallopeptidase → MVFPSEQEQIEKFEKDHVAQHYFEVLRTLISKKSVFAQQVGLKEVANYLGEIFKRVGAEVEIDETYTAPFVMAHFKSSRPDAKTLIFYNHYDTVPADGDQVWTEDPFTLSVRNGFMYGRGVDDDKGHITARLSALRKYMQHHDDLPVNISFIMEGAEESASTDLDKYLEKHADTLRGADLLVWEQGTKNALEQLEISGGNKGIVTFDAKVKSADVDIHSSYGGVVESAPWYLLQALQSLRAADGRILVEGLYEEVQEPNERELALVDTYAQRNPGEISQIYGLELPLLQEDRAAFLKRFFFEPALNIEGIQSGYQGQGVKTILPAEASAKLEVRLVPGLEPHDVLEKIRKQLDKNGFDKVELYYTLGEMSYRSDMSAPAILNVIELAKKFYPQGVSVLPTTAGTGPMHTVFAALEVPMVAFGLGNANSRDHGGDENVRIADYYTHIELVEELIRSYE, encoded by the coding sequence ATGGTTTTTCCTAGCGAACAAGAACAGATTGAAAAATTTGAAAAGGATCATGTTGCCCAACATTATTTTGAGGTTTTGCGTACCTTGATTTCTAAGAAATCAGTCTTTGCCCAGCAGGTTGGACTTAAGGAAGTTGCCAACTATCTGGGTGAGATTTTCAAGCGTGTGGGGGCTGAAGTGGAGATTGATGAGACTTATACAGCGCCCTTTGTCATGGCGCATTTCAAGAGTTCGCGTCCAGATGCCAAGACCCTGATTTTCTATAACCACTATGACACCGTGCCAGCGGATGGCGACCAGGTCTGGACAGAAGATCCCTTTACGCTTTCGGTCCGCAATGGCTTCATGTATGGGCGTGGGGTTGATGACGACAAGGGTCATATCACAGCTCGCTTGAGTGCGTTGAGAAAATATATGCAGCACCATGATGACCTGCCTGTCAATATCAGCTTTATCATGGAGGGAGCGGAGGAATCGGCTTCGACAGACCTAGATAAGTATTTGGAAAAACATGCGGATACACTCCGTGGAGCGGATTTGTTGGTCTGGGAACAAGGGACCAAAAATGCCTTGGAACAGCTGGAAATTTCTGGTGGAAATAAGGGGATTGTGACCTTTGATGCCAAGGTCAAAAGTGCTGACGTAGATATCCACTCCAGCTATGGTGGGGTTGTGGAGTCAGCTCCATGGTATCTCCTTCAAGCCTTACAGTCTCTTCGTGCCGCAGATGGCCGTATCTTGGTTGAAGGTTTGTACGAAGAAGTTCAAGAACCAAATGAACGAGAATTGGCCTTGGTGGACACTTACGCCCAACGTAATCCAGGGGAAATCAGCCAAATTTATGGTTTGGAATTGCCTCTCTTACAAGAGGACCGCGCAGCCTTTCTAAAACGTTTCTTTTTTGAACCTGCTCTCAATATCGAAGGGATTCAGTCAGGTTATCAAGGGCAAGGAGTCAAAACAATTTTGCCGGCTGAGGCTAGTGCCAAGCTAGAGGTTCGTTTGGTTCCTGGCTTAGAACCGCATGATGTTTTGGAGAAAATCCGAAAACAACTAGACAAAAACGGCTTTGATAAGGTAGAATTATACTATACCTTGGGAGAGATGAGCTATCGAAGCGATATGAGTGCACCAGCCATTCTCAATGTGATCGAGTTGGCCAAGAAATTCTATCCACAGGGCGTATCGGTCTTGCCAACTACAGCTGGGACAGGGCCTATGCATACGGTCTTTGCTGCCCTAGAGGTGCCAATGGTGGCCTTCGGTCTAGGAAATGCCAACAGCCGAGATCACGGTGGAGATGAAAATGTGCGCATCGCCGATTATTACACCCATATTGAATTAGTAGAGGAGCTGATTAGAAGCTATGAGTAG